One window of Saprospiraceae bacterium genomic DNA carries:
- a CDS encoding glycosyltransferase family 39 protein, with product MKTNLLYILTDIRFWIVLFFVVRLHGITRPPLEFAHNWRQTTVCMVSRNFLETDANLFYPRLDIAGEKTGITGMEFPIFNYLIFLVSKIFGYEHWYGRLINLIISSIGMWYFYLLLKKYFTIEIAKNATFILIFSIWFSYSRKLMPDTFSMSFILAALYYGTNYFDNPAKKINLLLYFLLACIGILSKLTSGYLLVLFLVFIFKDNHSFWVKLNFILTSLLVLVFPAFWYFYWVPNLVSEYGFWHFFMGKPIVEGFRELLIDWSESIKKFYSSGIKYIAFGFFTIGLIKSIFEKNQLLLYVFSICLSAFFIVMCKSGWTFAHHEYYIIPFVPVMCLFAASGLSLIKNSIFKYLILIAIGFEGFVNQKHDFRIKEPFGNLIFLEKDLDQFSIRTDLIMINSGLFPTPMYFAHRKGWVESNDKIINKDYMDAAINLGLKYVVILKRALGTEIKLDYPCIFNTQDYAIYKVSDQNSPNSK from the coding sequence TTGAAAACTAATCTTTTATATATACTTACAGACATTCGTTTTTGGATTGTATTGTTCTTTGTGGTTCGTCTTCATGGAATTACAAGACCTCCTCTTGAGTTTGCTCATAATTGGAGACAAACCACCGTTTGCATGGTTTCTAGAAATTTCCTTGAAACCGATGCGAATCTTTTCTATCCAAGATTAGATATAGCAGGTGAAAAAACTGGAATTACAGGAATGGAGTTTCCAATATTTAATTATTTAATTTTTTTAGTATCTAAAATATTTGGTTACGAACATTGGTATGGCCGGCTTATAAACTTAATTATTTCGAGCATTGGAATGTGGTATTTTTACCTCCTCCTTAAAAAATATTTTACAATAGAAATTGCTAAAAATGCAACATTCATCTTAATTTTTTCTATTTGGTTTAGTTACTCCAGAAAACTTATGCCAGATACATTTTCAATGTCTTTTATATTGGCAGCATTATACTACGGTACAAATTATTTTGATAATCCTGCAAAAAAAATAAATCTACTACTTTATTTCCTATTAGCATGTATTGGGATTCTTAGTAAATTAACTTCTGGATATTTATTAGTACTTTTTCTGGTATTTATTTTCAAGGATAACCATTCGTTTTGGGTTAAACTTAATTTCATTCTTACCAGTTTGTTGGTGCTCGTTTTTCCTGCATTTTGGTATTTTTATTGGGTACCAAACTTAGTAAGTGAGTATGGTTTTTGGCATTTTTTTATGGGAAAACCCATTGTGGAGGGCTTTAGGGAATTGCTTATTGATTGGTCAGAATCTATAAAAAAGTTTTATTCCTCAGGAATTAAATACATTGCATTTGGATTTTTTACAATCGGTTTGATTAAATCTATTTTTGAAAAAAATCAATTACTTCTCTATGTGTTTTCAATTTGCTTAAGTGCATTTTTTATAGTCATGTGCAAATCCGGCTGGACTTTCGCACATCACGAATATTACATCATACCATTTGTACCTGTAATGTGTTTATTTGCTGCATCTGGATTGAGTTTGATAAAAAACAGTATTTTCAAATATTTAATTCTAATTGCCATTGGATTCGAAGGCTTTGTTAATCAAAAACACGATTTTAGAATCAAAGAACCATTTGGCAACTTGATATTTCTTGAGAAAGACTTGGATCAGTTTTCTATAAGGACAGATTTAATTATGATAAATAGCGGATTATTTCCAACGCCTATGTATTTTGCTCACCGAAAGGGTTGGGTTGAAAGCAATGACAAAATAATTAATAAAGACTATATGGATGCCGCTATAAATTTGGGTCTAAAATATGTGGTGATTCTTAAAAGAGCATTGGGCACAGAAATTAAATTAGATTATCCTTGCATATTTAATACGCAGGACTATGCGATTTATAAAGTGTCAGATCAAAATTCTCCTAACAGTAAATAA
- a CDS encoding glycosyltransferase family 4 protein, protein MQWNIGFDAKRLFNNFTGLGNYSRNLLDGLPVQNPDFNFHLYTPFIKQEDLLNSFHSKSFNIHLPSTSLKAFWRSFGITTDLIKDQIHLYHGLSNEIPFNFPKNKIKSVVTIHDLIFKIYPNTYPLTDRIIYNLKCKYACKHVDLILACSESSKNDICNFYSTNPDKIKVLYQSCNPEFKIQKNSAHKKNILDKYKLPNQFYLYVGIIEPRKNILLLIEAYAQLHNDLKIPLVIVGKNAAFKHELLKKAEKLQLLNQIVFVHDLKSVQDLSAVYQSAEIFIYPSRYEGFGIPILEAAFSKTSIITSKSSSLPEAGGPHCNYFNPDNSEELCFQIEKILTDEAFKKSSIEKTYQHAELHFNNATIQNQLIQYYKNLLEI, encoded by the coding sequence ATGCAGTGGAATATTGGATTTGATGCTAAAAGATTGTTCAATAACTTTACCGGACTGGGAAATTACAGCAGGAATTTGTTGGATGGCCTGCCTGTACAGAATCCTGATTTTAACTTTCATTTATATACTCCTTTCATTAAACAAGAAGACCTATTAAATTCCTTTCATTCAAAATCATTTAATATACACCTCCCTTCCACTTCTTTAAAAGCGTTTTGGAGGTCTTTTGGCATCACCACAGATTTAATTAAGGATCAAATTCATTTATACCACGGTTTAAGCAATGAAATTCCATTTAACTTTCCTAAAAATAAAATAAAATCGGTTGTAACAATTCATGATTTAATTTTTAAAATATATCCTAACACCTACCCCTTAACGGACCGAATAATCTACAATCTAAAATGCAAATACGCTTGTAAGCATGTTGATTTAATTCTGGCTTGTTCAGAAAGTTCTAAAAACGATATTTGCAACTTTTATTCAACAAATCCTGATAAAATTAAAGTGCTTTATCAAAGTTGCAACCCGGAATTTAAAATTCAAAAAAATTCCGCACATAAAAAAAATATACTAGATAAATACAAGCTACCGAATCAATTTTACCTATATGTGGGTATTATTGAGCCCCGAAAAAATATATTGCTTTTAATTGAGGCCTACGCTCAACTGCACAATGATCTGAAAATTCCTTTGGTGATTGTTGGAAAAAACGCTGCCTTCAAACATGAATTACTAAAGAAAGCCGAAAAACTTCAACTACTAAATCAAATTGTATTTGTACATGACTTAAAAAGTGTTCAAGACTTGAGTGCTGTATATCAATCTGCCGAAATATTTATTTATCCATCCCGATATGAAGGATTTGGCATTCCGATACTGGAAGCAGCATTTAGTAAAACATCAATTATTACGAGCAAAAGCTCCTCCTTACCTGAGGCAGGTGGACCTCATTGTAACTATTTTAATCCTGATAATTCGGAAGAGCTTTGTTTTCAAATTGAAAAAATACTTACTGATGAAGCATTCAAAAAATCATCCATTGAAAAAACCTACCAGCATGCTGAATTACATTTCAATAATGCTACAATTCAGAATCAATTGATCCAATATTATAAAAACTTATTAGAAATTTGA
- a CDS encoding T9SS type A sorting domain-containing protein, which produces MKYYLTLALFCFYNLIANSQELIITPTAPSAPSGQRNSSKKELVAYDANNKPEGDWRFKINTRFNVTEHESPDVKAIKELWNQTKKQTYKGPAEEPTLLTPDPVISRKFEGPWMLNGTPPDNSLAISTGGNIVAVNNDGIEYYSSTGTYFSGKYWSDFFTGNDITSKLYDPKVIFDSDKNRFILVVLHGSKADVSKVLLAISYSDNPRIDGWYYYTLDGDPTNSNSWFDYPGLGQSTGDIVLTGNLFSDDGVSNESIIYQIDKTSVYNRGTMKYYYYSGLSNTPINAFSLYPVSYGLKGNYGPGIYLVNAKSGGSDKLRLWYIDDATTGNPNLSSYTITVPAYAPAGNAGQLGTNDVLDSGDSRILGAFYLNGIVHVAHNTSEGNGWGYINYHRITVQTLKAQSSTFGLQGSYDYAYPCLTCYANNKNDLSVMIGFLRSGDDIYPQFRVVFCDQNMDWSASVLVNSGESYVDLLNGTTERWGDYIGSCRQYSNSTYPRIWINGSYGSDVPSESRYDTYRSAIAEIYTIVSATENETRKELNSTVFPNPVNNSFNYSFNLNVAQQISIRLLDNQGKTVKVFYNDFLVSGIHNLSFNKTNLIAGNYLLEVVGNKKFKDEKKIIIF; this is translated from the coding sequence ATGAAATATTATTTAACGCTGGCATTATTTTGTTTTTATAATTTAATAGCCAATAGTCAGGAATTGATTATTACACCAACGGCTCCATCTGCACCATCAGGGCAAAGGAATTCAAGTAAAAAAGAACTTGTTGCATACGATGCAAACAATAAACCGGAAGGCGATTGGAGGTTTAAAATTAATACACGTTTTAATGTAACCGAACACGAGAGTCCGGATGTTAAAGCCATTAAAGAACTATGGAATCAAACTAAAAAACAAACGTATAAAGGCCCAGCGGAGGAGCCGACATTATTAACTCCTGATCCTGTAATTTCAAGAAAATTTGAAGGTCCCTGGATGCTTAACGGAACACCTCCGGATAATTCATTGGCTATCTCTACCGGTGGAAATATTGTTGCCGTTAATAATGATGGAATTGAATATTACAGCTCAACGGGTACCTACTTCTCCGGAAAATATTGGTCTGATTTTTTTACAGGAAATGATATAACAAGTAAACTGTATGATCCTAAAGTAATCTTCGATTCAGATAAAAATCGTTTCATCCTGGTTGTACTTCATGGTAGTAAAGCCGATGTTTCAAAAGTATTATTGGCAATTTCTTATTCTGATAATCCAAGAATCGATGGTTGGTATTATTATACGCTTGATGGGGATCCAACCAATAGCAATTCCTGGTTTGATTATCCGGGTTTGGGTCAATCAACCGGCGATATTGTTCTTACTGGAAATCTGTTTAGCGACGATGGCGTTTCAAATGAAAGCATCATTTATCAAATTGATAAAACATCAGTGTATAACAGGGGTACTATGAAATATTACTATTATTCCGGATTAAGCAATACCCCTATCAATGCGTTTTCACTTTATCCAGTTTCCTATGGATTAAAAGGTAATTATGGTCCGGGAATTTATCTTGTAAATGCAAAATCTGGAGGATCTGATAAATTACGACTCTGGTATATTGATGATGCGACTACCGGTAATCCAAATCTATCCAGTTATACGATCACAGTACCCGCTTATGCCCCTGCAGGCAATGCCGGACAACTTGGAACCAATGATGTATTGGATTCTGGAGACAGCAGGATATTAGGTGCTTTTTATTTAAATGGAATTGTACACGTCGCTCACAATACCAGTGAAGGAAATGGATGGGGATATATTAATTATCATAGAATTACAGTGCAAACTTTAAAAGCACAATCAAGCACCTTTGGTTTACAAGGAAGTTATGACTATGCGTATCCTTGCCTTACCTGTTATGCTAACAATAAAAATGACTTATCTGTTATGATTGGATTTTTACGTAGTGGAGATGATATTTATCCACAATTTCGGGTTGTCTTTTGTGATCAGAATATGGATTGGTCTGCTTCCGTATTAGTCAATTCTGGTGAATCTTATGTTGATCTATTAAATGGAACCACCGAGCGATGGGGAGATTATATCGGTTCTTGCAGGCAATATAGTAATTCTACCTACCCAAGAATTTGGATCAATGGATCCTATGGAAGCGATGTACCTAGTGAAAGTCGTTACGACACCTACCGAAGTGCTATAGCTGAAATTTATACCATTGTTAGTGCAACCGAAAATGAAACACGCAAAGAATTAAATTCAACTGTGTTTCCAAACCCAGTTAACAATAGTTTTAATTACAGTTTCAATTTAAATGTTGCGCAACAAATATCAATAAGACTTTTAGACAATCAAGGAAAAACCGTAAAAGTATTTTACAATGATTTTTTAGTTTCAGGAATTCACAATTTAAGTTTTAATAAGACCAATCTGATCGCTGGAAATTATTTATTGGAAGTTGTAGGCAACAAAAAATTCAAAGATGAAAAGAAGATTATTATATTTTAG
- a CDS encoding S9 family peptidase produces MKRIAFYLLLFSFHLMFAQSKHAITHEDMWLLKRVGTPAISPDGKWVVFSVLEPSYDSKEQINDLWIVPSDASAPPRKITAGKAAESSYSWSPDSRFIAFVAKRDGEEESQVYTLNLAQGGEAQKLTKLSGGASGPKWSPDGSKILFTSEVYPLCYADSTNKKMIEEKKKIKYKARVYTNFPIRNWDHWLDEKQTHVFVQAVHPDSMALNLFSNVAISKEAGFSFFSASWTPDSKHIVFAASTNNNTAAYQEPTSQLFSISISGGDANQITSSQENYENPDFSLDGNYLICIYSQNNNNKVYNQNRIVRFDWPSMKNKIILNSKLDRPIQSYSVAPNKLYLAVEDRGHNVIYTINISNSGLTKQSKESIGSYSNLSCSKTTPEIVVGNYESATMPPEVVRITEEKSHYSLSYFNKVKLSELELNPIEEIWFKSSRGKQIRSVLVKPAGFDASKKYPLLVLIHGGPAGAWLDNWSYRWNYQLLAKPGYILLATDFTGSTGYGEKFSQDIALDPFKGPGDEINEAAADAINRFAFIDGTKQAAGGASYGGHLANWLQATTSHYKCLISHAGLVNSISQWGTSDAIFNRETMNGGTPWSASKTWKEQNPFMYADQFKTPMLVTVGEMDYRVPVNNSIENWHILQRQKVPSKLIVFPEENHWILKAENSRFFYQEVQAWLEKYLK; encoded by the coding sequence ATGAAAAGAATTGCATTCTATTTATTACTATTTAGTTTCCATTTAATGTTTGCTCAAAGTAAACATGCCATTACACATGAAGACATGTGGCTGTTAAAACGAGTCGGTACGCCTGCCATAAGTCCGGATGGAAAATGGGTTGTGTTTAGTGTATTGGAACCATCTTATGATTCCAAAGAACAAATAAATGATTTATGGATCGTTCCATCTGATGCATCCGCACCGCCTCGTAAAATTACTGCTGGAAAAGCCGCAGAAAGTTCGTATTCCTGGAGCCCTGACAGTCGATTTATCGCCTTTGTAGCCAAGCGAGATGGAGAAGAGGAGTCTCAGGTCTATACACTTAATTTAGCTCAAGGCGGTGAAGCACAAAAACTAACAAAATTATCAGGCGGTGCATCCGGTCCGAAGTGGAGTCCCGATGGTTCAAAAATATTATTTACCAGTGAGGTCTATCCTTTATGTTATGCAGATTCTACAAATAAGAAAATGATTGAAGAGAAGAAAAAAATAAAATATAAAGCACGGGTATATACAAACTTTCCAATTCGAAATTGGGACCACTGGCTGGATGAAAAACAAACTCATGTGTTTGTTCAGGCTGTACATCCAGACAGCATGGCGCTAAATCTTTTTTCAAATGTAGCTATAAGTAAAGAAGCCGGATTTTCTTTCTTCAGTGCATCCTGGACTCCAGATAGCAAACACATTGTATTCGCAGCATCAACAAACAACAACACCGCAGCTTATCAAGAACCTACTTCTCAGTTATTTAGCATTTCAATATCAGGAGGTGATGCAAACCAAATTACTTCGAGTCAGGAAAATTATGAAAATCCTGATTTCAGTTTAGATGGTAATTATTTAATTTGTATTTACAGTCAGAATAATAATAATAAAGTATATAATCAAAATCGAATTGTCCGATTTGATTGGCCTTCAATGAAAAATAAAATAATTTTGAATTCAAAATTGGACAGACCCATTCAAAGTTATAGTGTTGCACCGAATAAATTATATTTAGCAGTAGAAGACCGCGGACATAATGTAATTTATACTATAAACATTTCAAATTCAGGGCTCACGAAACAGAGTAAAGAATCGATTGGCTCGTATTCAAATTTGTCTTGCTCTAAAACCACACCTGAAATTGTTGTTGGAAATTATGAATCGGCTACCATGCCTCCCGAAGTAGTTCGCATTACTGAAGAAAAATCTCATTACAGTCTAAGTTATTTTAATAAAGTAAAACTCTCCGAACTGGAATTAAATCCAATTGAAGAAATTTGGTTTAAATCAAGTCGTGGTAAACAAATTCGAAGTGTCCTCGTTAAGCCAGCAGGTTTTGATGCTTCAAAAAAATATCCTTTGCTGGTATTAATTCACGGGGGGCCAGCTGGCGCTTGGCTGGATAATTGGTCGTATCGCTGGAACTATCAGCTTTTAGCAAAACCAGGATATATTTTATTGGCAACAGATTTTACAGGTTCAACCGGTTATGGAGAAAAATTTTCTCAAGACATTGCATTGGATCCTTTTAAAGGTCCTGGTGATGAAATCAATGAAGCAGCTGCAGATGCCATAAACCGATTTGCATTTATCGATGGTACAAAACAAGCTGCTGGAGGTGCCAGCTACGGCGGACATTTAGCCAATTGGTTACAAGCTACTACATCCCATTACAAATGTTTGATCAGTCATGCCGGATTGGTAAACAGTATTTCACAATGGGGAACCAGTGATGCAATATTCAACCGTGAAACCATGAATGGTGGAACACCTTGGAGTGCTTCAAAAACATGGAAAGAACAAAACCCATTTATGTATGCAGACCAATTTAAAACACCCATGTTGGTAACAGTAGGTGAAATGGATTATCGGGTGCCTGTTAATAATTCAATCGAAAACTGGCATATTTTACAACGCCAAAAAGTTCCCAGTAAATTAATTGTATTCCCAGAAGAAAATCATTGGATATTAAAAGCAGAAAACAGCAGATTCTTTTATCAGGAAGTTCAAGCCTGGCTTGAAAAATATTTGAAATGA
- a CDS encoding 2-dehydropantoate 2-reductase, whose amino-acid sequence MKHLAILGLGGVGGYLGGMLARNFANDASISISFICRGEHLKKIQDVGLHVKTPSLDFTVTPDQATDQVASLKAIDFLFCCTKSYDLKNALLSLKSCMHPDSIIIPLLNGVDSYDEIKKIYPDNPVWNACIYIVSRLIAPGQILVSGIEPKLYFGSEKTNDDTVEFFKQWMHDASIPAIYTREILQAMWEKYFFISPVASLTSWLNLTIGEFRIIPKHMATLLQLISELNSVAEKLEIPVDSHIEKIVLDRVSFLPHETTSSMHSDFIKKSKTELESLTGYIVRLAKSHHIPVPTYEIIYKELSLKNNS is encoded by the coding sequence ATGAAACACCTCGCTATCTTAGGCTTGGGAGGCGTTGGAGGCTACCTGGGTGGTATGCTTGCCCGTAACTTTGCTAATGATGCAAGTATTTCAATAAGTTTTATCTGTCGTGGTGAGCATTTAAAAAAAATACAAGACGTTGGTTTGCATGTAAAAACACCCAGCCTTGATTTTACAGTTACACCCGATCAGGCAACGGATCAAGTTGCATCATTGAAGGCAATTGATTTTCTCTTTTGTTGTACCAAAAGTTATGATTTAAAAAATGCGTTGCTTTCGCTTAAATCTTGCATGCATCCAGATAGCATTATTATCCCTCTTTTAAATGGTGTGGACAGCTATGATGAAATTAAAAAAATCTATCCCGACAATCCTGTTTGGAATGCGTGTATTTATATTGTTTCAAGGCTGATTGCCCCTGGTCAAATTTTAGTTTCTGGAATTGAACCAAAATTATATTTTGGCTCTGAAAAAACAAATGATGACACGGTGGAATTCTTTAAACAATGGATGCATGATGCTTCCATTCCCGCAATTTATACAAGAGAAATTCTTCAGGCAATGTGGGAAAAATATTTTTTCATTTCTCCAGTTGCCAGTTTAACCAGTTGGCTCAATCTTACAATAGGTGAATTCAGAATAATACCCAAACATATGGCAACGCTCTTACAATTAATTTCAGAACTTAATTCCGTAGCAGAGAAATTAGAAATTCCTGTTGATTCTCATATTGAAAAAATTGTATTAGATCGTGTAAGCTTTTTACCACATGAAACAACTTCATCAATGCATTCAGATTTTATAAAAAAATCGAAAACAGAATTGGAATCTCTTACTGGATATATAGTCCGACTGGCCAAATCACATCATATACCAGTTCCTACCTATGAAATAATTTACAAGGAATTAAGCTTAAAAAATAATTCTTAG
- a CDS encoding VCBS repeat-containing protein, with the protein MIKSIQFKIGLSFFLFLSVMACKPTVDPTTNMVGLLEKTFKKNSVKENFYFPNSALVYYDSLLNINLSFEEKMECLYGKGITLLALGREREAIQAFELVASKLKDPYGSGTATLMSKLALAYLRMGERQNCINNHTAESCLLPIRGTGIHKDQSGSQTAIKLFTKILDRTPDDLSARWLLNIAYMTVGEYPASVPKKYLIANLDKDPVTVSFKPFVDIAPFLGLNTKNMAGGLIVDDFNNDNLLDAVTSNWSLTEPMHFFTNDGKGGFNNLSNSSNLGKLNGGLNIMQVDYNNDGNLDVFVLRGAWMEQFGEQPNSLIRNNGDGTFTDVTVQAGLLCYFPTQAAVWRDFNKDGWLDLFIGNETSNQRATYPSQFFINNTDGTFTESAAKAGCRIIDYTKGVSAGDYDNDGLEDIYISSAAGNQRLFRNTGIKNGIPQFKDVTQQAGLDDIKIKTFPTWFWDYNNDGWLDIFVSGYAFGESIAHTMCSDALGIPHTGSKLYLYQNNKNGTFTNVSKAAGLDFPVFTMGSNFGDIDNDGFLDMYLATGNPEFEGIVPNKLFRNTGNGSFMDISVVARVANLQKGHAVAITDIDNDGDQDIYVIIGGAYPGDYFHNSLYLNPGQNTNRWFHLLLEGKESNRSAIGARIKVVITENGVKRSIYRDVNSGGSFGSTSLRKDIGLGQADIIDELSITWPRTQKTQSFYNVPVNQSLKLIEGQGTLMKLELPILKFIGDSSKIPMCNPL; encoded by the coding sequence ATGATTAAGTCAATTCAATTTAAAATTGGACTTTCTTTTTTTCTTTTTCTCTCAGTAATGGCTTGCAAACCGACTGTGGATCCCACCACGAACATGGTCGGGCTTTTGGAAAAAACATTCAAAAAGAATTCAGTCAAAGAAAATTTTTACTTTCCAAATTCTGCTTTGGTATACTATGATTCATTATTAAATATTAATTTAAGTTTTGAAGAGAAAATGGAATGCCTCTACGGGAAAGGAATCACCCTATTGGCTTTGGGCAGAGAACGGGAGGCAATTCAGGCGTTTGAATTGGTCGCAAGTAAATTGAAAGATCCTTATGGCAGTGGAACGGCTACCTTAATGAGTAAATTGGCTTTGGCGTATTTAAGAATGGGAGAGCGTCAAAATTGTATCAACAATCATACCGCTGAATCTTGTTTGTTACCAATCCGAGGCACCGGGATCCATAAAGATCAATCGGGTTCTCAAACGGCCATTAAATTATTTACAAAAATTTTAGATCGTACCCCGGATGATTTATCCGCTCGTTGGTTATTGAATATTGCCTACATGACTGTTGGGGAATATCCGGCTTCGGTACCTAAAAAATATTTAATCGCAAACCTTGATAAAGATCCAGTCACGGTTTCTTTTAAACCCTTTGTTGACATTGCTCCTTTTCTTGGTTTGAATACAAAAAACATGGCAGGCGGTTTAATCGTCGATGATTTTAATAATGATAATTTATTAGATGCTGTAACTTCTAACTGGAGTTTAACTGAACCCATGCATTTTTTTACCAATGATGGTAAAGGTGGTTTTAATAATCTGTCTAACAGTTCCAATTTAGGCAAGTTAAATGGTGGACTAAACATTATGCAAGTTGATTATAATAATGATGGCAATTTGGATGTTTTTGTTTTAAGAGGTGCCTGGATGGAGCAGTTTGGCGAACAACCAAATTCATTAATAAGAAATAATGGGGATGGCACGTTTACAGACGTTACCGTTCAAGCAGGTTTGTTGTGTTATTTTCCAACACAGGCAGCTGTCTGGAGAGATTTCAACAAAGATGGTTGGTTGGATTTATTTATTGGTAATGAAACATCCAATCAACGGGCTACGTATCCAAGTCAATTTTTTATTAATAATACGGATGGTACGTTTACTGAATCCGCTGCCAAAGCAGGTTGCCGTATTATAGATTATACAAAAGGAGTTAGTGCTGGTGATTATGACAATGATGGTTTAGAAGATATCTATATATCCAGCGCCGCCGGAAATCAAAGATTATTTAGAAATACCGGAATCAAAAATGGAATTCCACAATTTAAAGATGTAACACAACAGGCAGGTTTAGATGATATTAAAATCAAAACGTTCCCTACCTGGTTTTGGGACTATAATAATGATGGTTGGCTGGATATTTTTGTTAGTGGATATGCCTTTGGCGAATCTATTGCACATACAATGTGTTCTGATGCATTAGGAATTCCACACACAGGGAGCAAATTGTATTTGTACCAAAATAATAAAAACGGAACCTTCACCAATGTTTCAAAAGCGGCTGGACTTGATTTTCCCGTTTTTACTATGGGTTCCAATTTTGGTGATATTGACAATGATGGTTTTCTGGATATGTATTTAGCTACAGGTAATCCCGAATTTGAAGGAATTGTTCCTAATAAATTATTCAGAAATACTGGTAATGGCAGTTTTATGGATATTTCTGTGGTTGCCCGCGTAGCGAATCTACAAAAAGGACATGCCGTAGCAATTACTGATATAGACAATGATGGTGATCAGGATATTTATGTGATCATTGGGGGTGCTTATCCCGGTGATTATTTTCATAATTCACTCTATTTAAATCCTGGTCAGAATACCAACCGTTGGTTTCACTTGCTTCTAGAAGGTAAAGAATCGAATCGCTCTGCAATTGGGGCCAGAATTAAAGTAGTAATAACTGAAAATGGAGTTAAACGTTCCATTTATCGGGATGTAAATTCAGGAGGTAGCTTTGGAAGTACATCCCTTCGTAAAGATATCGGTCTGGGTCAGGCTGATATTATTGACGAATTAAGCATTACCTGGCCAAGAACTCAAAAAACCCAATCCTTCTATAATGTCCCGGTCAATCAAAGCCTTAAATTAATAGAAGGTCAAGGCACTTTAATGAAATTAGAATTACCAATCCTTAAATTTATTGGGGATAGTTCTAAAATTCCAATGTGCAATCCATTGTAA